The Symphalangus syndactylus isolate Jambi chromosome 6, NHGRI_mSymSyn1-v2.1_pri, whole genome shotgun sequence genome contains the following window.
TTCTCGTTCCAGGTATTTCATTTCTCCCGTCCCCgcccttccccaccccatctATTAATATTCTTTTGAAGATTCTTCGTTGTCAAGCCGCCAAAGTGGAGAGTGCGATTGCAGAAGGGGGTGCTTCTCGTTTCAGgtatgtgtagatttatttggggGAATCGTTTTGAAAAGGCCAGTCCCAAAAACTAGTTAACCACAGCAAATAAGTCCGACTTAATGGGCTgcaattttcatttgaaaagttCTTAAGTTTTCATTGACAGCCTTCTAAGAACTGCCatctgaagaataaataaaatcaattatttgCCTTTCTTTTGGGTCCAAGTTCAGTCTTCATTTGTAGCATAATATACAAGCACTAAAATACAGGCCtggctccagtctgggcaaaatagcgagacccccatctctacaagcaAAGCAAAACGTAAAATAggtgcttcattctttttgagTGAGACATAGTTGGGATACAGTaaacaaaaatttctttcttttacatagTGCTTCTTCGGGCGGAGGAGGAAGTAGGGGTGCACCTCAGCACTATCCCAAGACTGCTGGCAACAGGTGTGgtaaacatgtaaaaaaaacAGTGAGCTTTATTTAACAGATTAAAAGTCTTTCCCATGTGACGGTATAATTAAGGCAATAGCCATCAAGAGTCCTAATCTTCAGGGGCGTGGTTTCTGTTGAGTATCCTAAATACAGAATATCAGCTCTTGATTATTCCTTAGCCAAATTATCTAAATGAGTTGAGACTCTCAAACTGTTacttttttccttattctttgGGTTATTTTTACTAATGTTTTTTCTGAAATCAGTAGCTATTATTCCTACTAATTGCTGTTAGTAAAGTAGTACGCACTCAACGTGGTCAATAAAACATTAGAAAGTGTTAATTGGCAgccagtacagtggctcacacctgtaatcccaacaactttgggaggcaaaggtgggagggtcgcttgaacccaggagtttgagatcagcctgggcaacacagcaagaccccatatcttaaaagaatgttaattttcaaaatgtggtTCCACAGCGTTGATACTGGGAATATTTACTAGACATGCAAATATTTAGGCCCCACCCCAAACCAGTGAAAACAGAAACTGggtgggcccagcaatctgttttaacaagcccttcaggtgattctgatgtacacTACTGTTCCAGAACCACTGATCTCCAAAGTTGGCTTTCTTGGAGGGGAAGTTGAGAAAGCCTAAATTACTTTTTTCTGTGTAAGAGAATTTATGATGTTTAACATTTGGTGTGTGACAATAAGTgtttttgctgatttttattaATCAGCGAGTTCCTGGGGAAAACCCCAGGGCAAAACGCTCAGAAATGGATTCCTGCACGAAGCACTAGACGAGATGACAACTCCGCAGCAAACAACTCCGCAAACGAAAAAGAACGACATGATGCAATCTTCAGGAAAGTAAGAGGGTAAGTTTCAAGGTCCGTTTTACTGAAAGATGGGAAGTATGGATTAGctgtgtttggtgtgtgtgctGTACTACTAAGAAGGCAAGGTTCATGCCCAGAGTATGTATGTTTTAATGAATCCTCAtggtagcaatttttaaaaatatcttgaactggccaggcactgtggctcaggcctgtaatcccagcacttggggaggccgagatgggcagatcacttgaggtcaggagttcgagaccagcctggccaacatgttgaaaccccatctctactaaaaatacaaaaattagccgggcgtggtggcaggcgcctgtagtcccagctactagagagtagagtcccagctactagagaggctgaggcacttgAATACCccgcaggtggaggttgcagtgagccaagatcatgccactgcaccccagcctgggtgacagagcaagactgtgtctcaaaaaaaaatgtatcttgaaCTGAAGAACAGCACGTCATATTTTGGGGCTTACGGTTGCTTTCAGCCATTGGATTGCAATCCATAATCCTGTCGTGCTAGCATTTCCCTTGACTAAGGGAAGTGCTATGTTATTTAAGCCAGTGAAGCagggaatggaatataatggtcTTAGTTCATCGTCTAGCCTTGATAATGAGATCTTTGCACTCTAACCTTGAGAAAGTGAGAAAGGATTCTTGTCAAACAGCTGGGAACCCCCCAATCTAATTCAAATCATTGTAATTAAAATAACAGGTTTATTTCAGCATCCCTTTGGTTTTAGATGAGTAAGAAAACATGTCTTGATTATTTAAAGGGAGCAAGTTAGAAGAAAAATCAGTATAATTTAAAAGCAGTTTTTCAATTCAAATTCTGTGTATTAGCTAACACTTAAAATGTAATTCCTTTTTCTCTAGCATACTAAATAAGCTTACTCCTGAAAAGTTTGACAAGCTATGCCTTGAGCTCCTCAATGTGGGTGTAGAGTCTAAACTCATCCTTAAAGGGGTCATACTGCTGGTAAGTTTTAAATATTGGCTTAACTCAAAAGGGAGAGGGAACTGTTTAACAAACTCAAGTTGTGTTTTTTTACGCTTGGATTACTACTTAAAACCCTTAGGTGTGAGTTAGATAGGTATGTATTTTTGAATACTGATAGTGATTAAAAAGAACCACTGACTTTAGTAGCATTAGATTGAAGAGGTAAATGTTAAGTTCATGCTATGCTTGAAGAGGTAAATGGGGGTGCTTAGCaagctattctttttcttttgtggaaaACACCATATTTAGGTCTTGGAAATGCATCGTATGACAATTTATGTAGACTTGAAAGTTTTGATATCCATGGCATTTTCTGACTCCCAGGAGATGGATGTGACTAGATGAAATCTGTATAACTGGACATTTTTGGTACActgtaatagctaacatttaggTGGTTGTATTTTTCCTAAAGGAAGGGTTCTTGGAGAAGTTTTCGTATTTAGTTTAAGCAATGACATTTTCTGTAGATTGTGGACAAAGCCCTAGAAGAGCCAAAGTATAGCTCACTGTATGCTCAGCTATGTCTGCGATTGGCAGAAGATGCACCAAACTTTGATGGCCCAGCAGCAGAGGGTCAACCAGGACAGAAGCAAAGCACCGTAAGTGgtagtttttgcttgttttaaagtTGACTTGAAAAATTTCCTTAATAAAGCATGACAATGTCTTTTTCCAGACATTCAGACGCCTCCTAATTTCCAAATTACAAGATGAATTTGAAAACCGAACTAGAAATGTTGATGGTAAGACTTACAGTTGATAATAAGTACTACTGTATATTTTCAGCTTAATTCTGAATGTTGGCTTACTTCATTGgtattttttttcagtctatgATAAGCGTGAAAATCCCCTCCTCCCCGAGGAGGAGGAACAGAGAGCCATTGCTAAGATCAAGATGTTGGGAAACATCAAATTCATTGGAGAGCTTGGCAAGCTTGATCTTATTCACGAATCTATCCTTCATAAGTGCATCAAAACAGTAAGTGTGACGGGGAAGTTAGGCTTAGGCGAATGTAGtcagtcatttggaggaaacgAGTCAATTATTCATCTAAGAGGGAGGTTGACTTGTTAAATACAGATGGGCAACAAAATTTACTAAACAGAATAATTTGAAATACGTGGTGTGTTTGACAAAGTAGGGTTAGAACTGATCAACACAGACTGGTAGAAAGCCCTATACTAGATTCCGTAGGAACTATGAATCAGTGCAAACATAAAGGGAAAGTACTACGCCTAAACCAGAGTAACTAAAATTTTATCACCATGGCATCTTATTCTTGTAgcttttggaaaagaagaagagagTCCAACTCAAAGATATGGGAGAGGATTTGGAGTGCCTCTGTCAGATAATGAGGACAGTGGGACCTAGATTAGACCATGAACGAGCCAAGGTACGTGTGTAGCTGATGGAAGCAGTACAAGTAGTTTGTCTTTAAATCaagctatttatttttgtgacatCATAAGAGATTGCCATATTTAGCCATTAACTGGGTTATAATCTTAGAAGTCTTAAAGCTGTAAGTTGAACACATTTGCTTTAGCTCTTCCAATGAATGTATTCTTCTCTTATCAGTCCTTAATGGATCAGTACTTTGCCCGAATGTGCTCCTTGATGTTAAGTAAGGAATTGCCAGCAAGGATTCGTTTCCTGCTGCAGGTAATATTGGTTTCTTTAAATTTGTTGTTAAGCTGAGTTTTTGGTTtaggaatattaaaataaaattatttttcaattaaaggaTACCGTAGAGTTGCGAGAACACCATTGGGTTCCTCGCAAGGCTTTTCTTGACAATGGACCAAAGACGATCAATCAAATCCGTCAAGATGCAGTAAAAGTAAGATTGGGTTTTGTTTGTCACATAGACTTCGTGTTTGTAGAGTAGAATGGGATTCCTCTCCACCCACCCCAAACACTTGAGGGGTCTGTCTCATCTTAGTGGTGGAGCTTAATGTTTTTAGTGTCttgtcttccactttttttttttttattttttgagacggagtttcgcactgtcatccaggctggagtgcagtggcgcattctcaatgcactgcaacctccgcctcccaggttcaagtgattctcctgcttcagcctcccccagtagctgggactataggcgtgcgccaccacaccccgctaattttttgtatttttaatagagacagggttccaccatgttggccaggcttgtcttgaactcctgacctcatgcaaaCCAaggcttgggcctcccaaagtggcgggattacagatgtgagccatcatgcccagccttgtcTGCCATTTTTGGAAGAAgttatttacagaaataacataaaTTATGGTTTAATATTCTAGGTTCCCCCTCAGTTGCAAGAATTGTAGTTTTAAGTAAAATAGTGTCCAGAGACAAAGTGCTTATTCAGTTCATTTCTAAAGGATCTAGGGGTGTTTATTCCTGCTCCTATGGCTCAAGGGATGAGAAGTGACTTCTTTCTGGAGGGACCGTTCATGCCACCCAGGATGAAAATGGATAGGGACCCACTTGGAGGACTTGCTGATATGTTTGGACAAATGCCAggtaattttgaaaaaacaatggTTTCATTAAACTGAAAAATCAGTTAACTTTAGTTTTGAGAGTTGTCCGTATATGTATTTTAAGGTAGCGGAATTGGTACTGGTCCAGGAGTTATCCAGGATAGATTTTCACCCACCATGGGACGTCATCGTTCAAATCAACTCTTCAATGGCCATGGGGGACACATCATGCCTCCCACACAGTCGCAGTTTGGAGAGATGGGAGGCAAGTTTATGAAAAGCCAGGTAAGTAATATTTGAATGTTTAGGCAACAAGTGTTAAATTCTACAATATATGTGATTTCATTTGCATTAAAACATGAAACTAGGAGTGTGCATGTTTTCTAAACCATATCTGCAACATTTATTTCAAACAAATGTTTATCCTTAAGATGAGTAAAGTATTAGTAAAATCATATCACTTTATTTGACAGTTAGGTTAGATTTTTATTCTTCCCTGTTTCATCTTTTACTTTCTCTGCGCAAATTCAGTTAAACTTTCTTTTTGGCTTGGCTCATCCCTTTGGTACTTGATTACCATAATTTGTGGACCCCTTTTTATCTagactttctttctccttttctgaaaTAGGGGCTAAGCCAGCTCTACCATAACCAGAGTCAGGGACTCTTATCCCAGCTGCAAGGACAGTCGAAGGATATGCCACCTCGGTTTTCTAAGAAAGGACAGCTTAATGCAGATGAGGTACATTTGCCTATGTTACTTATATACCATAGTTTGTTAATTCAGAAATTTATTGCCCGATGATTATAAAAAGACGCGTTATTAAGAGGACTTACGCTGAAGTTCTTGacgtttttctctcttttctatacttctttttctttctttgaatgtcCAGCGTCCTGTGAGCGAAGATTATGAGATATGAGGGCAAGTCTCCTAAAGTCTATTAGTTAGAGCAAGAAAACTGGTTGTCAAAATATTGTGGTTTCTTTCTTCGTAAGGAGGGTGATTTAAGGATAAAACAAGGCATTTTCTAAACTGTAGTTAAATTTGcagttttttatttgaatattttagtcATGTTAATTCTAAGAGAATTCTCATAAATGTAAGATTTATAATAGTATCTTACTACTGTATGCATCAgatctttaaattttttgccaAAAATTAAACCTGTTAATGTGGAGTACcttctttagttttttaaaaagcttagtgTTTCCCTAGATTCTGTCATGTTTGTATAGGATTTTAGAATGTTGTATTTAATATGTTCGTCAACTGCACGTTGTTAATTTAGatatattttgatttgttttcaatTCCAGATTAGCCTGAGGCCTGCTCAGTCGTTCCTAATGAATAAAAATCAAGTGCCAAAGCTTCAGCCCCAGATAACTATGATTCCTCCTAGTGCACAACCACCACGCACTCAAACACCACCTCTGGGACAGGTACAGACCATAGTAGGACAGCATTTTCTAAAGATGTCTGAAGACTTTTTTCTAAATTTAGTGTGTTCTTCCCCCTAACCTCATAGTCCTCTTCTTAAAAAATGTCtgtcattgcttgttttttagaCACCTCAGCTTGGTCTCAAAACTAATCCACCACTTATCCAGGAAAAGCCTGCCAAGACCAGCAAAAAGCCACCACCATCAAAGGAAGAACTTCTTAAACTAACTGTAAGTTTCAAATATCCCATTTTAGTGTAATTAGCCTATATATGAGATAGAGAAAACATTAAAGATACTTGTGTTCTTCACAGGAAACTGTTGTGACTGAATATCTAAATAGCGGAAATGCAAATGAGGCTGTCAGTGGTGTAAGAGAAATGAGGGCTCCTAAACACTTTCTTCCTGAGATGTTAAGCAAAGTAATCATCCTGTCACTAGATAGAAGTgatgaagataaagaaaaagcaagTTCTTTGATCAGTTTACTCAAACAGGAAGGGATAGCCACAAGTGACAACTTCATGCAGGTAGGACACTTTACTGATTGTGTGGTAAGAACTCTTGCCACTCAAATTCGAAAACTGATAAACTGTTGTATATTTCTTTTAAGGCTTTCCTGAATGTATTGGACCAGTGTCCCAAACTGGAGGTTGACATCCCTTTGGTGAAATCCTATTTAGCACAGTTTGCAGCTCGTGCCATCATTTCAGAGCTGGTGAGCATTTCAGAACTAGCTCAACCACTAGAAAGTGGCAcccattttcctctcttcctactttGTCTTCAGCAGTTAGCTAAATTACAAGATCGAGAATGGTTAACAGAACTTTTTCAACAAAGCAAGGTCAATATGCAGAAAATGCTCCCAGGTAAGAGAATGCtgacttgtttgttttgtttttttaataatatttagagATTTCAGGTACCTTGAGTGGATTTATGTAGGTCAGACAGTCTGATTGTCCTGCTTAGATAATGATAAACATTGCCACAGATCTCACCTATAaaaagatttataatttttaactacTTTCATTTGATctgtttgttgagtttttttcattTGCTGGGTTGGTTCTCTGTTCTGCTACATGGATCTTATGTACTTGGGGACATCATTTGTGAAGCTCTGCTCTCTGGACAGGACAACTTGGTAAAATGAACTATTAGATGATGCAGGTGGCTTTGTCTCTTCAGAAATTGATCAGAATAAAGACCGCATGTTGGAGATTTTGGAAGGAAAGGGACTGAGTTTCTTATTCCCACTCCTCAAATTGGAGAAGGAACTGTTGAAGCAAATAAAGTTGGATCCATCCCCTCAAACcatatataaatggattaaagataACATCTCTCCCAAACTTCATGTAGATAAAGGATTTGTGAACATCTTAATGACTAGGTAAGACCAATGGTTTTCTACATATAGTAATGTTTCGTGTACTAGAAAAGAAGCAGGAGACTAAGAGTTGTCTCTTGAGCAAGAAAACTCACTATTGGGTTCTAACAAGACCTTTTTCTGTCCAGCTTCTTACAGTACATTTCTAGTGAAGTAAACCCCCCCAGCGATGAAACAGATTCATCCTCTGCTCCTTCCAAAGAACAGTTAGAGCAGGAAAAACAACTACTACTTTCTTTCAAGCCAGTAATGCAGAAATTTCTTCATGATCACGTTGATCTACAAGTCAGTGCCCTGTATGCTCTTCAGGTGCACTGCTATAACAGCAACTTCCCAAAAGGTGAGAGGACTTGTATCAGAACAGTGTGAGGCAGTTCTTCAACAGAACACTAAATAATGGgcttattacttttttattttttttaaaggcatgttACTTCGCTTTTTTGTGCACTTCTATGACATGGAAATTATTGAAGAAGAAGCTTTCTTGGCTTGGAAAGAAGATATAACCCAAGAGTTTCCGGGAAAAGGCAAGGCTTTGTTCCAGGTAAgtcttttgttaaaaaatttgGTCTGCTTATTTCGATTTGCTTGGTATTAAGAGCCTTTTTCAACTGAAATACAGGCAAGGTAGTCCTAGTTAGTAGTTTGTCTTCACCTGTACATTTCATTCTGCACTATTTAAAGCTATGATTAAGTAAAGTACACAATTCTAGTGGTATATAAGATGTTAGAGGTAGCTAAcaaacttttcaaggagtgtagCTACTTATATACATGGGAGTGACTGTACAAGTTCCGatttaaagcttttttaaaaacatcagtaaAGAGGAAATTGTAGCTGGGCacgtggcttatgcctataaacctagcactttaagaggcccaggtgggaggatcacttgagctcaggagttcaagaccagcctgggcagcatagtgaaactctgtctctaaaaaatacaaaaaattagccagacgtggtgacaTGTTCTGTGGTCctgggcccagctacttgggaggatgtcagtgagcccaggaggcagaggttgcagtgagctgagatcacaccactgcactctagtctgggcaacagagtaagactgtctcaaaaagaaaaaaacagtttaaatactatatattttttttaaaagagatatttctgatttctcacaatttgattttctgtctcattgaatGAAGTTGTAGCCCTAGGGGAAGAACATCAGGGCATTCTCAAATCACAGTGAATGCATTAATCACCTGAAGAGCAGTTTAAAAAGTAGGTTCCAGGCCTATTCCTAGAGATTCTAGTTTAGTAGGTCTGCGATACAAAATCCAGGTGATTCTTTCTCATGCTACTGGTTTTCCAGGGGTCCCAGGCTTCGAGAAACATTGGTCCTGCAGCATCATGCTACCTTTTTACTGCTGATGATAAACAAGATTCATGAGGATCATCCTTGCAGGATTAAATCTTTAGCTCTGTGTTGTCCCAAATCTGGATAATATACCAGTTTGTATAACTTAATATACAAATTGTTGGTAGGGATATCCTTGTTTCATATTCTAAAGCTGTGTAGTACCACCTAAAACTTTTTGGAtggatttctgtttatatatcgTGAACTATTTTAACTTACAAATCTTAATTTATAGGTGAATCAGTGGCTAACCTGGCTAGAAACTGCTGAAGAAGAAGAATCAGAGGAAGAAGCTGACTAAAGAACCAGCCAAAGCCTTAAATTGTGCAAAACATACTGTTGCTATGATGTAACTGCATTTGACCTAACCACTGCGAAAATTCATTCCGCTGTAATGTTTTCACAATATTTAAAGCAGAAGCACGTCAGTTAGGATTTCCTTCTGCATAAGGTTTTTTTGTAGTGTAATGTCTTAATCATAGTCTACCATCAAATATTTTAGGAGTATCTTTAATGTTTAGATAGTATATTAGCAGCATGCAATAATTACATCATAAGTTCTCAAGCAGAGGCAGTCTATTGCAAGGACCTTCTTTGCTGCCAGTTATCATAGGCTGTTTTAAGTTAGAAAACTGAATAGCAACACTGAATACTGTAGAAATGCACTTTGCTCAGTAATACTTGAGTTGTTGCAATATTTGATTATCCATTTGGTTGTTACAGAAAAATTCTTAACTGTAATTGATGGTTGTTGCCGTAATAGTATATTGCCTGTATTTCTACCTCTAGTAATGGGCTTTATGTGCTAGATTTTAATATCCTTGAGCCTGGGCAAGTGCAcaagtctttttaaaagaaacatggtTTACTTGCACAAAACTGATCAGTTTTGAGAGATCGTTAATGCCCTTGAAGTGGTTTTTGTGGGTGTGAAACAAATGGTGAGAATTTGAATTGGTCCCTCCTATTATAGTATTGAAATTAAGTCTACTTAATTTATCAAGTCATGTTCATGCCCTGATTTTATATACTTGTATCTATCAATAAACATTGTGATACTTGATGTAGTGATGTGTGGCTGTAAATGGCATCCACGGTCTGGGAGAATTGTCAGCTTTGTTTTTGAGGTATAGGAGACCCACCTTAGTTTGACTTAAggacttttcaatttttttattgttacactttgaagggtacatgtgcacaacgtgcaggtttgttacatatgtatacatatgccatgttggtgtgctgcacccattaactcatcatttagcattaggtatatttcctaatgctatccctcccccctccccccaccccacaacagtccccggtgtgtgatgttctccttcctgtgtccatgtgttctcattgttcagttcccacctatgagtgagaacatgcggtgtttggttttttgtccttgggatagtttgctgagaatgatggttaggactttccaatattttttttttctgctgtacAAGCCTGGGTTCCAGAAGAAATTTTTTAGATTCTTTTAAGATGAGACATAAGATTTAAGGTGTTTATTTCCTTTGAGTTACGGAAACTAACCAATATAAACGATTTTAATGACAAAAGATCACAAGTCTCATGAATTTGGAGGAACATTGCTACACATAGCAACTAAAATTTGGTGACATTTATCTTTTGTCAGACTGAAATATATGGTGATCTCTGGATAAGCTTAGCTGTCCTGCAAGCATCATTCCCTGTAGCTGCCCCTGAGTGTCCAGGAAGATCCCTGCTTCCTCTGGAAAAATTCCAGTGTCCCAGTAAAATTGACTTGATTCAACTAAACCTCTGCATGTTTTCCAAAAGCACATATAAAGGATTTGCCTCCAGCCCTGGAACATTGTGACAATCCTAGGATTACTTCTAACACTGGCGTTGGATGAGGGCTCTTGAAGTGTGCTACTGGAGTCCTGGTTGATGTCAACACCTAAGAACCTGTTCTTGGTGATTGGGGAGACCTTCAAGGCAGACTGTCATACTGCCGAACCCATTAGAACCTTGAAGTCAGAAGAGGCTGCCTGCACATGCTCCAATGGGTGGTAGGCAGAaccaatcaatgtttttgtgtcTTGTTTGGGCCAGGGAAGCTAAACCTTGCATTGTGGCACTCACCTTTAACAAGTCATAAGCTTTTGATGAGTACTTTGAGTACAGCAAAATTAAGGTAGGCAGAGATTTGTATGAAcctactttatattttaaaggagCTGTAAATTGTTTCTCTGCCCAACTCTCCCCACCAAGGGGAAGAAACTAATTTTTAACCTAGCAAAAGGAGCAAGTGGTTAGGTGGATCAGCTATACGATTCTTAGTGCCAGAATTTCCCCAATTCAGCCAGGGTATCAGGCTAAAGGAAGTTTTAGAACTAaacctgggccgggtgcagtggttcacgcctgtaatcccagcactttgggaggcctaaggcgggtggatcatctgaggtcagagttcgagatgaggctgaccaacatggagaaaccctcctttattctagaaaaatacaaagccaaatgtggtggtgcatgtctgcaatcccagtgactcgggaggctgaggcaggagaatcgtttgaacctgggaggtggaggttgcggtgagccgagatggcaccattgcactccagcctaggcaacaagagcaaaactccgtcccaataaaaaaagaactaaaccCAGTACGCAGTGGTTTGTCATTGCTTACAGAATCATGCTTTAATCTTCCCACCCCAAATGTGTCAAGAGCTACTCAAAATATTCAACCCGTAGAGAATGTATAATACTGCTGCTACCTTGTTCTAAAGACACCTAACAGTGTACTTTATAATCTACCATACTGTGGAACGGCAGTATCTGGGTATAATTGGGATGTACCTTGCATGATGGCCAATTTCTTTAGTTATCAGCATGTAGTGACTAATCATTTACTTCATGGTGACTTCAAAATATGATTGCACGTCTTTACTGcccccaattttttttcctttactgcaAAATTGAAAGAGTTGTCCAATTTTCCCCATTCTCAAGCTTCAGTAGGGCTTCACTCCCCAGGTTCCCCACACCAAAACTTTCTCAGGGTCACCAGTAACTCCAATGCTATATCCAGTAGGTTTTGATCCTCCTGTAGGCAGCATTTGACAAGTTACTCATTCCTTGAAAGTGTTAACTTGTTCCCAGGacatctttttcttctcagtttccaATGGGAGATGCCTGATCTCAACACTTTTTCAGTTGTTGTCATACTCTACATCCATGCTAGCATCAAATCATGTTGATTGCATTCCAAACATTTTAGAAATTGAAGAACTCGCTTCTTCAACCACCACCCTCATTTCTCACCTAGGTACCCCCAGGAGCCTTAACTGGCCTCCCTGCTTAGCCCTCACCTCCATTTTGTCTTCTCAACACAGCACCACTTGGCTCAAAACCCGCCAAATGGCTTCCCACCTAGTGGGATTTTTACATCAAAATACTTAATTTGGTCTACATCACCCTGCATCTGATTTCCTTACCCCTCTCCCAGCCTTGCCCCACGACCTGTTTCTCTGATCTGATTTCGTACTGCTGGCACTTAATCCTTCTGCTCCCACCACACTGGATTTGCTGCTCCTGGGACATGCCAAGCATCTTCTTACCTTGGAGGTTTTATGTTCCTCATTTTTTCTGGATAACTGGATGACTGGCTTTCTCCCCTTCCTCAGGTCttggctcaaatgtcacttttatTAGTAAAGTCCTCATTGTCAATTTTGATAACCTCCTGCAGATCTTAAGGGGCAGGAaagaaattcata
Protein-coding sequences here:
- the EIF4G2 gene encoding eukaryotic translation initiation factor 4 gamma 2; translation: MAGWPTAAGTRPWRTEARVCSDGEGAWLGLLAPWREARGPASRRGGISFLPSPPFPTPSINILLKILRCQAAKVESAIAEGGASRFSASSGGGGSRGAPQHYPKTAGNSEFLGKTPGQNAQKWIPARSTRRDDNSAANNSANEKERHDAIFRKVRGILNKLTPEKFDKLCLELLNVGVESKLILKGVILLIVDKALEEPKYSSLYAQLCLRLAEDAPNFDGPAAEGQPGQKQSTTFRRLLISKLQDEFENRTRNVDVYDKRENPLLPEEEEQRAIAKIKMLGNIKFIGELGKLDLIHESILHKCIKTLLEKKKRVQLKDMGEDLECLCQIMRTVGPRLDHERAKSLMDQYFARMCSLMLSKELPARIRFLLQDTVELREHHWVPRKAFLDNGPKTINQIRQDAVKDLGVFIPAPMAQGMRSDFFLEGPFMPPRMKMDRDPLGGLADMFGQMPGSGIGTGPGVIQDRFSPTMGRHRSNQLFNGHGGHIMPPTQSQFGEMGGKFMKSQGLSQLYHNQSQGLLSQLQGQSKDMPPRFSKKGQLNADEISLRPAQSFLMNKNQVPKLQPQITMIPPSAQPPRTQTPPLGQTPQLGLKTNPPLIQEKPAKTSKKPPPSKEELLKLTETVVTEYLNSGNANEAVSGVREMRAPKHFLPEMLSKVIILSLDRSDEDKEKASSLISLLKQEGIATSDNFMQAFLNVLDQCPKLEVDIPLVKSYLAQFAARAIISELVSISELAQPLESGTHFPLFLLCLQQLAKLQDREWLTELFQQSKVNMQKMLPEIDQNKDRMLEILEGKGLSFLFPLLKLEKELLKQIKLDPSPQTIYKWIKDNISPKLHVDKGFVNILMTSFLQYISSEVNPPSDETDSSSAPSKEQLEQEKQLLLSFKPVMQKFLHDHVDLQVSALYALQVHCYNSNFPKGMLLRFFVHFYDMEIIEEEAFLAWKEDITQEFPGKGKALFQVNQWLTWLETAEEEESEEEAD